One window of the Triticum dicoccoides isolate Atlit2015 ecotype Zavitan chromosome 3B, WEW_v2.0, whole genome shotgun sequence genome contains the following:
- the LOC119282227 gene encoding inactive anthranilate O-methyltransferase 1-like encodes MASKQMLHMNQGQWETSYARNSFVQAPEDLLRNLIPVYDIDEEARYQRHPIVLEAYAERFTKDFTLFPELRAKELVAGGRMVVSLVGRRSDVTVTKFSYLSRTISHILSVMVSEGVVDKEKFGSFYVPVYEPSIKEVREVIQEEGSFFIREIHVHDPTTDMNNALSAPCRFVNLLRALCEPILV; translated from the exons ATGGCCTCCAAGCAGATGCTGCATATGAATCAAGGACAATGGGAAACAAGCTATGCTCGCAACTCCTTTGTTCAG GCTCCTGAAGATCTATTGAGGAATCTCATCCCAGTATATGACATAGACGAGGAAGCTAGGTATCAAAGGCACCCTATAGTTCTTGAGGCGTATGCAGAACGGTTTACAAAAGATTTCACACTTTTCCCAGAGTTGAGAGCCAAAGAATTGGTCGCAGGGGGCCGAATGGTTGTTTCCTTAGTAGGGAGGCGTTCTGATGTCACCGTCACAAAATTCTCTTACCTTTCAAGAACAATATCACATATTCTAAGTGTCATGGTCTCAGAG GGTGTAGTCGACAAAGAAAAGTTTGGTTCTTTTTATGTGCCAGTGTATGAACCTTCCATCAAAGAAGTGAGAGAGGTCATCCAAGAAGAGGGCTCATTTTTTATCAGGGAGATACATGTGCATGATCCTACAACCGATATGAATAATGCTCTCAGTGCCCCATGTAGGTTCGTCAATCTTTTGAGAGCTTTATGTGAGCCGATATTAGTCTAA